A single Crateriforma conspicua DNA region contains:
- a CDS encoding FG-GAP repeat domain-containing protein translates to MPMPSVSPIGFSRRILPTVCLVTSMMPGWNRDSSADPPSTEVRSSDPAAFWRRHTIDESLVGADGVRLGDFNNDGRIDIVTGWEESGVVRLYLHPGSDAATQPWPALTIGHGDSVEDAFPIDIDGDRQLEVISCHEGKTRQVMLHRLDGNTMKGIDFQNPNQNATTRWQSQTLHQLAAEQWMFGHGIRLHDGRQAIVLGSKGRDASITLLRPTAGTPEPIEQWAPQRLRDAGWIMSLRCIDMDQDGDDDIVYSDRKGPLRGVGWLEQPDDLSGDTPWNDHTLHRSNHEVMFLQADPNQWFVATRDGVWLRFDRNDDGTWHIRPFSNPVGVAHGKAIARLDDGRLVMTANTLDDADPTPAIGIWISDPKHTSWSRLGTTQGAKFDRIECVDIDGDGDQDILTCEERFALGVVWYENPQYDRSQQTNR, encoded by the coding sequence ATGCCCATGCCTTCGGTATCGCCGATTGGATTTTCACGCCGCATCTTGCCAACCGTTTGCCTGGTGACGTCGATGATGCCCGGATGGAATCGTGATTCATCGGCTGATCCACCATCGACTGAAGTCAGGTCATCCGATCCTGCCGCATTCTGGCGACGGCACACGATCGACGAATCACTGGTCGGGGCCGACGGAGTCCGATTGGGCGACTTCAACAACGACGGTCGGATCGACATCGTGACGGGATGGGAAGAATCCGGGGTGGTTCGCCTGTACTTGCATCCGGGGTCAGACGCCGCAACACAGCCTTGGCCAGCATTGACGATCGGTCACGGTGATTCGGTCGAAGATGCTTTTCCGATCGACATCGATGGCGACCGACAGTTGGAAGTGATCAGTTGTCACGAGGGCAAGACACGGCAAGTCATGCTTCATCGACTAGACGGAAACACGATGAAAGGCATCGACTTTCAAAATCCCAATCAAAACGCGACAACGCGGTGGCAAAGCCAGACGCTGCACCAACTGGCGGCAGAACAATGGATGTTCGGTCATGGTATCCGTTTGCATGACGGTCGACAGGCGATTGTCCTGGGATCCAAAGGACGTGATGCGTCGATCACGCTATTGCGTCCCACCGCCGGAACGCCTGAACCGATCGAACAATGGGCGCCGCAGCGATTAAGAGACGCGGGATGGATCATGTCATTGCGATGCATCGATATGGATCAGGATGGCGATGACGACATCGTCTACAGCGACCGCAAAGGACCGCTGCGCGGGGTCGGCTGGCTGGAACAACCCGACGATCTTTCGGGTGACACGCCCTGGAATGACCACACCTTGCACCGGAGCAATCACGAAGTGATGTTCTTGCAAGCCGATCCAAATCAATGGTTCGTTGCGACCCGAGATGGTGTCTGGTTGCGTTTCGACCGAAACGATGATGGGACGTGGCATATCCGACCGTTTTCTAATCCGGTCGGTGTGGCGCACGGAAAAGCGATCGCGAGGCTGGATGACGGACGCTTGGTCATGACGGCCAACACGCTGGACGATGCCGATCCAACGCCCGCCATCGGAATCTGGATCTCGGATCCCAAGCACACGTCTTGGTCCCGCCTGGGAACCACGCAAGGCGCAAAGTTTGATCGCATCGAATGCGTGGACATCGACGGTGACGGCGACCAAGACATTCTTACGTGCGAAGAACGATTCGCCTTGGGCGTGGTGTGGTACGAAAATCCACAGTACGACCGGTCCCAGCAAACCAACCGCTAG
- a CDS encoding glycosyltransferase has product MKVLVTVGTEQFQFDRLMKAVERLAAGQAENQFVVQYGSSQYVPAGSNVEAFTLLPETRYRDVVRNSDVIMTHAGDGSLAMANQLEKPYLLVPRRAKLSEHVDDHQLELADLAGKHHVPTAVSPDVDWLCDELEGFTRQPRFQPFYIDKSRPCDRLRELTLGRRGKVMLVTSGGGHLDTMKAIRPFWDEFESRCWVTLNDTDLGDNSTATVYRGVGPTNRSLVKLCKNYARARRWIDRERPDVVLSTGAAIAVAVMRAAKDVHPATQTIFVEAPTRVVDLSLSAKLAIWMRCLDAGTCFHEPIAQQYGQFHLV; this is encoded by the coding sequence ATGAAAGTCTTGGTAACCGTCGGAACCGAACAGTTCCAGTTTGATCGATTGATGAAAGCCGTCGAACGTTTGGCCGCGGGGCAGGCCGAAAATCAGTTTGTCGTGCAGTATGGTTCCAGCCAGTATGTTCCCGCTGGATCCAATGTCGAAGCGTTCACGCTGTTGCCGGAAACTCGATATCGTGATGTTGTTCGCAACAGCGATGTGATCATGACCCATGCGGGCGACGGCAGTTTGGCGATGGCCAACCAGTTGGAAAAGCCCTATCTATTGGTTCCACGGCGTGCCAAGCTTTCAGAACACGTCGACGACCATCAACTGGAACTGGCGGATCTGGCCGGCAAACATCATGTGCCGACGGCTGTATCACCCGATGTGGATTGGTTGTGCGACGAACTAGAAGGTTTCACTCGGCAACCAAGATTTCAACCGTTCTATATCGACAAGTCTCGCCCATGCGACCGTTTGCGTGAATTGACCCTGGGACGCCGCGGAAAAGTCATGTTAGTGACATCGGGCGGCGGACACTTGGACACGATGAAAGCGATTCGTCCGTTCTGGGATGAGTTCGAATCACGCTGTTGGGTCACGTTGAATGATACGGATCTCGGGGACAATTCGACGGCAACCGTTTATCGCGGTGTCGGGCCGACCAACCGCAGTCTTGTCAAATTGTGCAAAAACTACGCGCGTGCCAGACGCTGGATCGATCGTGAACGTCCGGATGTTGTGCTTTCGACCGGGGCGGCGATTGCCGTCGCCGTGATGCGGGCCGCCAAGGATGTGCATCCGGCCACGCAAACCATCTTCGTTGAAGCGCCGACGCGCGTTGTCGATTTGTCGTTGAGTGCAAAATTGGCGATTTGGATGCGGTGCTTGGATGCGGGAACCTGCTTTCATGAACCGATCGCCCAGCAATACGGCCAGTTCCACTTGGTCTAG
- a CDS encoding S41 family peptidase — translation MPPRHLNFILFSAMVSLACYTTYQFIRPAIVVGDAIQLIDRYYVEPIDTDKLVDGAMDGVTGQLDENSSFIAQSDYQAFQDTINQEFAGIGILIEQPAEDQPVRVITPMVGSPALAAGFRPGDLIVRVEQTDTSAMTISDVSSLLRGPIGTQVDVGVRRGDETFDLSVKRESIPLESVVGDHRDADDRWVYRLKEDPRIAYIRLTTFGEKTPEELEAVLRDLDNDFEAMILDVRGNGGGLLTTAVSVCDMFLDDGLIVSTKIRGGVPEDRWEASPGVLVNPEIPLVVMVNSGSASASEIVAACFQDRGRAAVAGVRSYGKGTVQNILPLQFGRSALRLTVATFYRPSDRSIHRGLNATEEDEWGVTPNPGLMVPITESQAEKIADRWLQASYPLLAQEAQSETDDDANATTDEESTGNDDSSADSAKDSSGDTPQDDPLVDDGEVADPPLGPPITEDPPLDQAIHYLRDLIRQDALPDAPPQAVAA, via the coding sequence ATGCCTCCACGGCACCTGAACTTCATTCTTTTTTCGGCCATGGTGTCGCTGGCCTGCTACACGACCTATCAATTCATCCGCCCGGCGATTGTCGTCGGCGATGCGATCCAGTTGATCGATCGTTATTACGTCGAACCCATCGACACCGACAAATTGGTCGACGGCGCGATGGACGGTGTGACCGGCCAATTGGATGAAAACAGCAGCTTCATTGCTCAGTCGGACTATCAAGCCTTCCAAGACACCATCAACCAGGAATTCGCGGGCATCGGAATTCTGATCGAACAACCGGCCGAAGATCAGCCCGTCCGAGTCATCACGCCCATGGTCGGGTCACCGGCATTGGCGGCGGGATTTCGCCCCGGTGATCTGATTGTCCGCGTCGAGCAAACGGACACGTCGGCAATGACGATCAGCGATGTCAGTTCGCTGCTGCGAGGTCCCATCGGGACTCAGGTCGACGTGGGTGTCCGGCGCGGCGACGAAACGTTCGACCTTTCGGTGAAGCGAGAATCGATCCCCCTGGAATCGGTCGTCGGCGACCATCGCGACGCGGACGACCGGTGGGTCTATCGGCTGAAGGAAGATCCACGGATCGCCTACATTCGCTTGACGACCTTTGGCGAAAAAACGCCGGAGGAACTGGAGGCGGTTTTGAGGGATTTGGACAACGATTTCGAAGCGATGATTTTGGACGTCCGTGGCAACGGCGGCGGTTTGTTGACCACGGCGGTCAGCGTCTGTGACATGTTCCTGGACGACGGCTTGATCGTCAGCACCAAAATTCGTGGTGGTGTTCCGGAAGACCGCTGGGAGGCATCGCCCGGCGTTTTGGTGAATCCCGAGATTCCGTTGGTCGTGATGGTCAACAGCGGCAGTGCCAGCGCCAGCGAAATCGTGGCCGCTTGCTTTCAGGACCGTGGCCGCGCCGCCGTCGCCGGTGTCCGCAGCTATGGCAAAGGCACCGTCCAGAACATCTTGCCGCTGCAATTCGGCCGCAGTGCGTTACGTTTGACGGTCGCCACGTTCTATCGGCCCAGCGACCGAAGCATTCATCGCGGGCTCAATGCCACCGAAGAAGACGAATGGGGCGTGACGCCGAACCCCGGCTTGATGGTTCCGATCACCGAATCACAGGCTGAAAAGATTGCCGATCGTTGGTTGCAGGCTTCCTATCCGTTGCTGGCCCAAGAAGCACAATCTGAGACCGACGACGATGCGAACGCGACGACGGATGAAGAATCAACCGGGAACGATGACTCGTCAGCCGATTCCGCCAAGGATTCTTCCGGCGACACACCCCAGGATGATCCGCTGGTCGATGACGGTGAAGTCGCAGACCCACCGCTTGGGCCGCCCATTACTGAGGATCCCCCCTTGGACCAAGCGATTCATTATCTGCGTGACCTGATTCGCCAAGACGCACTTCCCGACGCGCCGCCGCAAGCCGTCGCGGCCTAA
- a CDS encoding DUF418 domain-containing protein, with amino-acid sequence MATISEATRSTERIETLDLIRGFALLGILVMNVQSFAMPSAAYLNPTAYGDLTGWNYAVWYLAALLADTKFMTLFSTLFGAGIALMAQRAKRDGRPATALHYRRMAGLFVIGMVHAYVFWIGDILVPYAICGCLIYPLIGLRCRYLLGLAVGLLLIRIAIDVLFGWSMPQWDEAAAAQVAAEWRPDAQMLSQELAAYRGGWLEQSEYRVPGALSMQLFVFPVILSWRIGAMMLIGAALMKMGVLSGRRSIFFYQMMTVIGLAIGLPVVAWGIWQHEQHQWDVGYSFFFGQIPNFVGSLFVAAGYIGGLEWIRRTRVGPTLANWLVPVGKTALTNYLMQTLICTTLFYGHVMGWLAAAGWFGSVSRVQQAVVVVAIWALQLIASRWWVSRFRFGPMEYVWRWMTYAGRPARSSAMNSVN; translated from the coding sequence ATGGCGACCATTAGCGAAGCGACGAGATCGACCGAGCGTATTGAAACGCTTGATTTGATCCGCGGATTCGCATTGTTGGGCATCTTGGTGATGAACGTCCAGTCGTTCGCCATGCCGTCGGCGGCCTATTTGAACCCGACGGCGTACGGTGATTTGACCGGGTGGAACTATGCCGTCTGGTATTTGGCGGCGTTATTGGCCGACACCAAGTTCATGACTCTGTTTTCAACGCTGTTCGGTGCCGGAATTGCGTTGATGGCCCAGCGGGCGAAACGGGACGGCCGCCCGGCAACCGCCCTGCACTATCGACGCATGGCGGGCCTGTTTGTCATTGGCATGGTGCACGCCTATGTGTTCTGGATCGGCGATATCTTGGTGCCCTATGCGATTTGCGGGTGCCTGATCTATCCGTTGATCGGGCTTCGATGTCGATATTTGTTGGGCCTCGCCGTTGGCTTGCTTTTGATTCGGATTGCCATCGACGTGTTGTTTGGCTGGTCGATGCCCCAGTGGGATGAAGCGGCCGCGGCACAGGTGGCTGCCGAATGGCGTCCCGATGCCCAGATGCTGTCACAAGAATTAGCGGCGTACCGCGGCGGTTGGTTGGAGCAATCCGAGTACCGTGTTCCGGGGGCTCTTTCGATGCAGTTGTTTGTGTTTCCCGTCATTCTTTCTTGGCGGATTGGGGCGATGATGCTGATCGGTGCCGCCCTGATGAAAATGGGCGTATTGTCTGGTCGGCGCAGCATCTTCTTCTATCAAATGATGACCGTCATCGGACTGGCGATCGGTTTGCCCGTGGTCGCGTGGGGCATCTGGCAACATGAACAGCACCAGTGGGACGTCGGATACAGCTTCTTTTTTGGCCAGATTCCCAATTTCGTCGGCAGCCTGTTCGTCGCAGCCGGCTACATCGGCGGGCTGGAATGGATCCGCCGGACCCGAGTCGGCCCGACGTTGGCGAACTGGTTGGTACCGGTCGGCAAGACAGCACTGACGAACTACCTGATGCAAACGCTGATCTGCACCACACTGTTTTATGGACACGTGATGGGATGGCTGGCAGCGGCGGGCTGGTTCGGTTCCGTGTCTCGGGTGCAACAAGCTGTCGTGGTCGTGGCCATTTGGGCGTTGCAATTGATCGCGTCGCGATGGTGGGTATCGCGTTTCCGATTCGGTCCCATGGAATATGTTTGGCGATGGATGACCTATGCCGGCCGTCCCGCGCGATCTTCAGCGATGAATTCGGTGAATTGA
- a CDS encoding cation:proton antiporter domain-containing protein, protein MHIATTIGMLLAASLLAGLVGEWLRLPKVTAYLIAGLLLGPSVFDLVPHDHHEFLEPLTKLAMALVLFHLGTQFPMEQMRRLAAKAIPLSLGEIFLTVVLVTAGLILLGVSGSKALLLGTLAVATAPATTMLVLRETGAAGPVTTMTGTLVTLNNIAAVVLFELVWLGIQLAGGDSDVQPAEVLATLGIDLFGSAFLGFLGGLVVSYSCELLSPGRWLVLLIGVCGLLLGISESLDLPYMLTFLVLGVVVVNSSGAAEKIIGQFDSIGGLLTVVFFSVHGSEMNLQLLWQVGTVGAAYVVLRCVGKVLGVYFTAPYASVSREVQVWLGPALLAQAGAAISLATTAKTRDPEMGGDVQAIILGTVIFFEIIGPLLTRRSVLQSGEMPIANSIHHTFGTPMSALRNVWTRLSGSAGLTRREPQTDRMNVEQVMRRSVDGIAESADFNEVLHFVENSHDNTFPVLDDRRAVVGLIRFDLLNQACFDPHEDHLLLASDLATPPEVLLRPSQPVRDAVELFRQTTDDCVPVVSDDSPHVLIGTLRRGDLTNLLIRDRNQKNRQQSKSDQNGDH, encoded by the coding sequence GTGCACATTGCCACAACGATTGGAATGTTACTGGCTGCCAGTCTGCTGGCCGGTTTGGTGGGCGAATGGTTGCGGCTGCCCAAGGTCACGGCCTATTTGATTGCCGGATTGTTGTTGGGGCCCAGTGTTTTCGATCTGGTTCCGCACGATCATCACGAATTCTTGGAACCGCTCACGAAGTTGGCGATGGCGCTGGTTCTGTTTCATTTGGGGACTCAATTCCCAATGGAGCAAATGCGGCGGTTGGCGGCCAAGGCGATTCCGCTGTCACTGGGTGAAATCTTTTTAACGGTGGTGTTGGTCACCGCTGGATTGATCCTGTTGGGTGTCAGTGGTTCGAAAGCTTTGTTGTTGGGAACGTTGGCGGTGGCCACCGCCCCGGCGACGACCATGCTGGTGCTTCGCGAAACGGGGGCGGCCGGTCCGGTGACGACGATGACCGGTACGTTGGTCACGTTGAACAATATCGCGGCGGTGGTGTTGTTCGAATTGGTTTGGCTGGGAATCCAGTTGGCCGGCGGTGATTCCGATGTTCAGCCGGCCGAGGTCCTGGCCACGCTGGGAATCGATCTGTTCGGGTCAGCGTTTCTGGGTTTCCTGGGCGGATTGGTGGTCAGCTACTCATGTGAACTGCTCAGCCCTGGTCGCTGGCTGGTGTTGTTGATCGGCGTGTGCGGATTGTTGCTGGGCATCAGCGAATCGCTGGACTTGCCATACATGTTGACCTTCCTCGTGCTGGGCGTGGTGGTGGTCAATTCATCGGGCGCGGCGGAGAAGATCATCGGCCAGTTTGATTCGATTGGTGGTTTGTTGACCGTCGTCTTTTTTTCTGTCCACGGATCAGAAATGAACCTGCAATTGTTGTGGCAGGTCGGGACCGTCGGTGCGGCTTATGTGGTTCTGCGGTGTGTCGGCAAAGTCCTGGGCGTGTATTTCACCGCTCCCTATGCATCGGTTTCACGTGAGGTACAAGTGTGGCTGGGGCCAGCATTGCTGGCTCAGGCAGGTGCCGCCATTTCGCTTGCGACCACCGCCAAAACACGCGACCCAGAAATGGGCGGCGACGTTCAAGCAATCATTCTGGGAACGGTGATCTTTTTCGAAATCATCGGACCGTTGTTGACGCGACGATCCGTGTTGCAAAGTGGCGAAATGCCGATCGCCAATTCGATTCATCACACGTTCGGAACTCCGATGTCGGCGCTACGCAATGTTTGGACACGTTTGTCGGGATCGGCGGGGCTGACGAGGCGTGAACCCCAGACGGACCGGATGAATGTGGAACAAGTGATGCGCCGCAGTGTCGACGGGATCGCGGAAAGTGCCGATTTCAATGAAGTCCTGCACTTCGTCGAAAATTCGCACGACAATACGTTTCCCGTGTTGGATGACCGGAGAGCGGTGGTGGGTTTGATCCGATTTGATTTATTGAACCAAGCTTGCTTTGATCCGCACGAAGATCATTTGTTGCTGGCCAGCGATTTGGCCACACCGCCCGAAGTGCTGTTGCGTCCCAGCCAGCCGGTTCGCGACGCCGTCGAACTTTTTCGACAAACGACCGATGACTGTGTGCCGGTGGTCAGCGATGATTCACCTCATGTTTTGATCGGGACGCTGCGTCGCGGCGACCTGACGAATCTGCTGATCCGCGACCGCAACCAAAAGAATCGCCAACAATCCAAGAGCGACCAGAATGGCGACCATTAG